The Nitrospirales bacterium genome includes a window with the following:
- the nuoG gene encoding NADH-quinone oxidoreductase subunit NuoG — MSETSTTDMVTVTIDDVTTKVPKGTLVIEAAHQVGVMIPHFCYHPKLSPDANCRMCLVEIEKMPRLQTSCSTPVSEGMVVRSSVATVDEARKSVLDFILANHPLDCPVCDQGGRCDLQDFSHEYTASGTKFVELKRVFQKEYFSPVIETQMNRCVQCLRCVRYCDQVMDVRALAPVGRGTMTEIKAFGAHELDCEFCGGCVQICPVGAITSRLSMYEFRPWMLKRTDSVCGYCGDGCQLTFQAKNNDLIEVNSTLGAGRNNGDLCARGYFGYHANVQEDRLMSPLVRRNGEWEEVPWEEALTVVAQQFMEIKATHGPDAIGGLITARCTNEDLYLFQKFMRGVIGTNQLDSSVRFGHINAVQALRRVQGTYRWTVQFEDILDADTVLLVGTNITETNPVTGLKVKEAVKRRGTNLITVETLEPAVGTISNITLLATHHLPVSPHRFGVAVLGLLKAIIDESCVDDELLKEAPEYVQSVTDSVGLIGWKEIERHTGLSESSFRETAQTLAKGKRVVALVGQGALRAPDGYGTMMNLLDLYLLTGQLSRPGCGVAPLTEENNEQGAIEAGAVAEFLPGVVDLDFEPVLSSLESAWGQPVASGPGRSLLEMLDAAKAGQLKAMFVVGENPIASLPPDSGAQEALTNLDFLVCQELFMTETAKLADVVLPACSYTEKDGTFTNTEGHMQAVRKAIEPLGESRPDWEIVSALSVMMDQPLEYESVKDLGKEMRNMIPGTRTLGPSPLPPHPSSEVRTQYLQGGYRQDMQRRYHLPVTAETDAFVLNLGQSIFHSGKFSTRAKGLLDIQREGILNMNPRDAESLGIECGTHVRISNARGQITVKVKLLDRIPQGIVFFPEHFDQEVRRLITLSVDPVTKVPYCKQAFVQIEKVS; from the coding sequence ATGAGTGAGACATCTACAACTGACATGGTCACAGTCACGATCGATGATGTAACGACTAAAGTCCCCAAAGGCACGCTCGTGATCGAAGCCGCTCACCAAGTCGGTGTGATGATTCCCCACTTCTGTTATCATCCAAAACTTTCGCCTGATGCGAATTGTCGGATGTGTTTGGTTGAAATCGAAAAAATGCCACGATTGCAGACGTCGTGCAGCACACCGGTGTCCGAGGGGATGGTGGTGCGTTCGTCGGTCGCCACGGTGGATGAAGCTCGCAAGTCGGTCCTGGATTTCATCCTGGCGAATCATCCTCTTGACTGTCCGGTTTGTGACCAAGGCGGGCGCTGCGACCTCCAAGATTTCTCGCATGAATATACCGCGAGCGGCACCAAATTCGTTGAGCTGAAGCGAGTCTTTCAAAAAGAATACTTCAGCCCTGTGATTGAGACGCAGATGAACCGCTGCGTGCAATGTTTGCGCTGCGTGCGATATTGCGATCAGGTGATGGATGTACGGGCTTTGGCGCCGGTTGGCCGCGGGACCATGACAGAGATCAAGGCCTTCGGTGCGCATGAACTCGACTGCGAATTTTGCGGTGGGTGTGTCCAGATTTGTCCTGTGGGTGCAATCACCAGTCGATTGTCGATGTACGAGTTTCGTCCGTGGATGCTCAAGCGCACGGACTCCGTCTGCGGCTATTGCGGAGATGGTTGTCAGCTCACGTTCCAAGCCAAGAATAATGATCTCATCGAAGTGAACTCGACCCTTGGAGCCGGACGAAACAATGGGGATCTCTGTGCCCGCGGGTATTTCGGCTATCATGCCAATGTGCAGGAAGACCGTTTGATGTCTCCGCTCGTTCGTCGAAATGGAGAATGGGAAGAAGTTCCGTGGGAAGAAGCGTTAACGGTGGTCGCCCAACAGTTCATGGAGATTAAAGCTACGCATGGTCCCGACGCCATTGGCGGCTTGATCACCGCCCGCTGCACGAATGAGGATCTCTATCTCTTCCAAAAGTTTATGCGAGGAGTCATCGGGACCAATCAACTTGATAGCAGCGTTCGTTTCGGGCATATCAATGCGGTGCAGGCGCTTCGACGGGTTCAGGGAACCTATCGCTGGACGGTTCAATTTGAAGATATTCTTGACGCAGACACGGTATTGCTGGTTGGGACCAACATTACAGAGACCAACCCAGTGACAGGCCTCAAGGTCAAAGAGGCTGTGAAACGCCGCGGAACAAATTTAATCACTGTTGAAACTCTGGAACCTGCCGTCGGCACGATTAGTAATATCACACTTTTGGCGACGCATCACTTACCCGTATCCCCTCACCGATTTGGCGTTGCTGTTCTAGGCTTGCTGAAAGCGATTATCGATGAGTCATGCGTTGACGATGAGCTTTTGAAGGAAGCGCCTGAATATGTCCAGTCTGTCACAGACTCTGTGGGGCTGATCGGTTGGAAGGAGATTGAGCGTCACACAGGGCTTTCTGAGTCATCGTTCCGAGAAACGGCTCAGACATTGGCGAAAGGGAAGCGCGTGGTGGCCCTGGTCGGGCAAGGCGCACTTCGCGCACCTGATGGCTATGGGACTATGATGAACCTGTTAGACCTGTACTTACTCACGGGGCAATTGAGTCGTCCGGGTTGTGGCGTGGCGCCGCTTACCGAGGAAAATAACGAGCAAGGCGCGATTGAAGCGGGAGCGGTCGCAGAATTTTTGCCTGGTGTTGTGGATCTCGACTTTGAACCGGTCCTGAGCAGTCTCGAGTCGGCATGGGGGCAACCGGTTGCGTCCGGACCGGGGCGTTCGTTATTAGAGATGCTGGATGCGGCAAAGGCCGGTCAATTAAAAGCGATGTTCGTGGTAGGGGAAAACCCGATCGCCTCGCTTCCTCCAGACTCTGGAGCGCAGGAGGCCTTGACGAACCTTGATTTCCTGGTCTGCCAAGAGTTGTTCATGACGGAAACCGCGAAACTCGCCGATGTGGTCTTACCGGCTTGTTCCTATACTGAAAAAGATGGAACGTTTACGAATACCGAAGGTCACATGCAAGCTGTCCGGAAGGCCATTGAACCATTGGGGGAGAGCCGTCCGGATTGGGAAATTGTGTCTGCTCTCTCCGTCATGATGGACCAGCCGCTGGAGTATGAGAGCGTCAAGGATCTGGGTAAAGAAATGCGCAATATGATTCCCGGAACCAGGACATTGGGGCCTTCACCGCTTCCCCCACATCCGTCTTCCGAGGTAAGAACGCAGTATCTTCAAGGCGGATACCGGCAAGATATGCAACGACGATATCATCTTCCCGTTACGGCCGAGACCGATGCGTTTGTCTTGAATCTTGGACAATCGATTTTTCATTCCGGGAAATTTTCCACTCGCGCCAAAGGCTTACTCGATATTCAACGGGAAGGCATCTTGAACATGAACCCTCGAGACGCTGAGTCGTTGGGGATTGAATGCGGGACTCACGTGCGCATATCCAACGCACGTGGACAAATCACGGTCAAAGTAAAATTGCTCGATCGTATCCCACAGGGTATCGTGTTTTTTCCCGAACATTTCGATCAAGAAGTGCGACGCCTCATCACCCTGTCCGTCGACCCTGTGACGAAGGTGCCTTATTGTAAGCAGGCCTTCGTGCAAATAGAGAAAGTGTCTTAG
- the nuoI gene encoding NADH-quinone oxidoreductase subunit NuoI, giving the protein MQFKKWIKTLIFYEILMGMKATMSHLLRYRPITIQYPHEKKPLPENYRGMLALLKYDDETEKCVGCDLCEAACPSRVIRVVSAEVPGQPTKRYSKEYYMDMTHCLFCGLCVQACPVDALGMTREFEWAVYDKRDLHLNKQQLLAIGDRAFPVREKRIEFQHPNVAHFNVAFQNLPPKEN; this is encoded by the coding sequence ATGCAGTTTAAAAAGTGGATCAAAACATTGATATTCTATGAAATTTTGATGGGTATGAAAGCGACGATGTCGCACCTGTTGCGGTATCGACCGATCACGATTCAGTACCCACATGAAAAAAAACCGCTGCCCGAGAATTATCGAGGCATGCTGGCCTTGCTCAAATACGATGATGAGACGGAAAAATGCGTGGGGTGTGATCTGTGCGAGGCGGCCTGTCCTTCACGCGTCATTCGCGTCGTGAGCGCCGAGGTTCCCGGTCAGCCCACGAAGCGGTATTCGAAAGAATATTATATGGATATGACCCATTGTCTGTTTTGCGGGCTCTGTGTCCAGGCATGCCCGGTCGATGCGTTAGGCATGACGCGGGAGTTCGAATGGGCGGTGTATGACAAACGGGACCTTCATCTGAACAAGCAGCAATTGTTGGCCATTGGAGACCGGGCGTTTCCTGTACGAGAAAAACGAATCGAGTTCCAGCATCCGAACGTCGCACATTTCAACGTGGCTTTTCAAAATCTTCCGCCAAAGGAAAACTGA
- the nuoF gene encoding NADH-quinone oxidoreductase subunit NuoF, with the protein MANYEKILFKNMEQPGYTGSLQDYERCGGYQALRKVFGGVSSDQIIDAVKKSGLRGRGGAGFPTGVKWGFIPKDHPGPKYLCCNADESEPGTFKDRQLMERDPHQVLEGMAITCYTIGAETAYIYIRGEFWLGAQVLERAINEARESGYLGSNVLGSGKTVNIHVHRGAGAYICGEETALLESLEGKRGKPRYKPPFPATNGLYQKPTVVNNVETLSNIPHIINRGAEWFASIGMPPKSSGTRIFCLSGHIKRPGNYEIPMGVTFREMIYEVGGGMRGEKPLKAFIPGGASAPFLTPEHLDVKMDFESVAMAGSMLGSGGITVMEEGTSMVWAALRLMEFFYHESCGKCTPCREGSSWLVQILQRIWRREGRWSDLDLLTDLCKNIEGRTVCAFGDAEVSPIVSTVRYWRSEYEELIREADAVRPVKQEIPIVSHV; encoded by the coding sequence ATGGCGAATTACGAAAAAATTCTATTCAAAAATATGGAACAGCCCGGATACACTGGCTCACTTCAAGACTATGAACGGTGTGGCGGGTATCAAGCCTTGCGGAAAGTGTTCGGAGGAGTCTCTTCTGATCAAATTATCGATGCCGTCAAGAAATCTGGGCTTCGAGGGCGAGGCGGGGCAGGATTTCCGACGGGTGTGAAGTGGGGGTTTATCCCAAAAGATCACCCCGGTCCGAAATACTTATGCTGCAATGCAGATGAGAGTGAACCGGGAACGTTTAAAGATCGCCAGCTCATGGAGCGAGATCCTCATCAAGTGTTGGAAGGCATGGCCATCACGTGCTACACCATCGGAGCAGAAACGGCCTATATCTACATACGGGGAGAGTTCTGGCTGGGAGCGCAGGTGCTAGAGCGTGCGATCAATGAGGCTCGCGAATCTGGCTACCTCGGGAGCAATGTGTTGGGAAGCGGAAAAACCGTCAATATTCATGTACACCGTGGCGCGGGTGCCTATATTTGCGGGGAAGAAACCGCGTTGTTGGAATCGTTGGAAGGGAAGCGTGGCAAGCCCCGGTATAAACCGCCATTTCCCGCGACGAATGGTCTCTACCAAAAGCCGACAGTCGTCAATAATGTTGAAACACTCTCCAATATTCCCCATATCATCAATCGCGGTGCAGAATGGTTTGCCTCGATCGGTATGCCTCCCAAGAGTTCAGGGACCAGGATTTTCTGTTTGAGCGGGCATATCAAACGACCTGGCAATTATGAGATTCCTATGGGCGTGACGTTTCGAGAAATGATTTATGAGGTCGGGGGAGGGATGCGGGGCGAGAAGCCTCTCAAGGCCTTTATTCCTGGTGGTGCATCGGCTCCATTTCTGACACCTGAACATTTAGATGTCAAGATGGACTTTGAGTCAGTGGCGATGGCGGGATCGATGTTAGGTTCCGGTGGCATTACCGTGATGGAGGAAGGCACGAGCATGGTCTGGGCTGCGCTGAGACTCATGGAGTTTTTCTACCATGAATCGTGCGGGAAATGTACTCCATGCCGTGAAGGAAGCTCATGGTTGGTTCAAATATTACAGCGGATTTGGCGTCGCGAAGGGCGATGGTCGGACCTTGACCTGCTTACGGATCTTTGCAAGAACATCGAAGGCCGAACCGTCTGTGCGTTCGGGGATGCTGAAGTCTCTCCGATCGTGAGTACGGTACGCTATTGGCGATCCGAGTATGAAGAGCTTATTCGCGAGGCTGACGCTGTCAGGCCGGTTAAGCAGGAAATTCCAATCGTCAGCCACGTATAG
- a CDS encoding NADH-quinone oxidoreductase subunit J, which yields MASLVFFYFAGIILLTATLVVSLRNPVYCALSLLVMFFHVAGLYVTLHAEFLAAVQIIVYAGAILVLYLFVVMLLNVKREERLHRQSSVALFLGMTLLTEALLLVFQSEGPVFPATVATGQESQLTGNTESIGQVLYSTYLFPFEVASLILLVAMVGAVILSKKGILDLKS from the coding sequence ATGGCAAGTCTAGTTTTCTTTTATTTCGCCGGCATCATTCTCTTAACAGCGACATTGGTCGTGTCTCTGCGCAATCCCGTGTATTGCGCCTTGTCGCTTCTGGTGATGTTTTTCCATGTGGCGGGTCTGTACGTGACGCTCCATGCTGAATTTTTGGCGGCGGTCCAAATCATTGTCTATGCGGGGGCGATTCTCGTGTTGTATCTGTTTGTCGTGATGCTGCTGAATGTGAAACGCGAGGAGCGTTTGCATCGTCAGAGTTCGGTGGCCCTGTTTTTGGGGATGACCCTTCTGACAGAAGCCCTTTTGTTGGTGTTTCAGAGCGAGGGCCCTGTTTTTCCGGCTACTGTCGCGACGGGGCAGGAAAGCCAGCTCACCGGCAATACGGAATCGATCGGACAAGTCTTATATTCAACCTATTTATTTCCCTTTGAAGTGGCCTCATTGATTTTACTCGTCGCGATGGTTGGCGCCGTGATCCTCTCGAAAAAAGGGATTTTGGATTTGAAGTCCTGA
- the nuoH gene encoding NADH-quinone oxidoreductase subunit NuoH, which yields MFDFGIKFALTLSQIGAVMGIVLLTVAILTLLERKVLSWMQDRMGPMEVGPYGILQPVADGLKLFFKEDIIPAGANKFLFMMAPVLSLVPALIGFAVIPFGPDWTIQVFDVEFKPFVISDINIGILYILAFTSIGAYGIILGGWSSNSKYSLLGGLRSAAQLISYELNVGLSIVGVLLLTGSLSMVQITEAQAGGFWNWFFFALPFPQAIAFGVFLISAVAETNRVPFDLPEAESELVAGFFTEYSGMRFAFFFLAEYANMILVSCVASVLFFGGWQAPFPFLQGTGSFVWVSGIFWFTLKVYAFLFFFFWIRATLPRLRYDQLMRFGWKVLLPIAIGNIVVTSIFAYLFPGS from the coding sequence GTGTTTGACTTCGGTATAAAGTTCGCTCTGACGTTAAGCCAAATTGGTGCCGTCATGGGCATTGTCTTACTGACAGTGGCTATTTTGACGTTATTGGAGCGGAAAGTCTTGAGTTGGATGCAGGATCGAATGGGGCCGATGGAAGTGGGGCCTTACGGAATTCTGCAGCCTGTGGCTGATGGGCTCAAGCTCTTTTTTAAGGAAGACATCATCCCAGCGGGTGCCAATAAGTTTCTGTTTATGATGGCCCCGGTCTTATCGCTGGTGCCGGCATTGATCGGGTTTGCGGTAATCCCGTTCGGTCCAGATTGGACGATTCAAGTTTTTGATGTGGAGTTTAAGCCGTTCGTCATCAGCGATATCAACATCGGGATTCTGTACATTCTGGCGTTCACCTCGATTGGCGCGTATGGGATCATCTTGGGCGGATGGTCCTCAAACAGCAAATATTCGTTATTGGGGGGGCTGCGTTCGGCGGCACAGCTGATCAGTTATGAATTGAACGTTGGGCTTTCGATCGTCGGCGTGCTCTTGCTGACCGGATCGCTCAGCATGGTTCAAATCACCGAGGCGCAGGCTGGCGGGTTTTGGAATTGGTTTTTCTTTGCCTTGCCCTTTCCTCAGGCTATAGCCTTTGGAGTGTTCCTCATTTCGGCCGTGGCGGAAACCAATCGAGTTCCGTTCGACCTTCCGGAAGCGGAAAGCGAGCTCGTCGCCGGATTCTTTACAGAGTATAGCGGTATGCGATTCGCCTTTTTCTTCCTGGCCGAATATGCCAACATGATTCTGGTTTCCTGCGTGGCGTCGGTGCTGTTTTTTGGCGGATGGCAGGCGCCTTTTCCATTCCTGCAGGGCACCGGTTCGTTCGTGTGGGTGTCTGGGATTTTCTGGTTTACGTTAAAGGTTTATGCCTTTTTGTTTTTCTTTTTCTGGATTCGTGCAACGTTGCCACGGTTACGGTATGACCAACTCATGCGTTTTGGCTGGAAAGTCTTGTTGCCTATCGCGATAGGTAATATCGTCGTCACATCGATCTTTGCGTATCTCTTTCCGGGTTCATAA
- a CDS encoding NADH-quinone oxidoreductase subunit M, whose translation MTELAIPSGGFPWLTLIIVLPILGVGAIFLAKESAAKHIALGFAGFVFLMSLPLWWLFNNADAGMQFVERHQWIATPSVQYALGIDGISMPLVLLTTFLTPLCILVSWSAIQVRVREFMISLLIMETATVGVFCALDFVLFYVFWETMLIPMYLLIGVWGGPNRVYAAMKFFLYTLAGSILLLVAILVLFFQGGQTFDILALSQAQYTPNLQAWIFWAFFAAFAVKVPMFPFHTWLPDAHVEAPTAGSIILASVLLKMGTYGFLRFSLPMLPDATEYFTPIVMTLSVIAIIYGAYMALAQADLKKLIAYSSVSHMGFVTLGIFALNVQGIEGAILQMVNHGITTGALFMCVGIIYERTHSRQITDNSGLATPMPKYATFFVIFGLSSVGLPGMNSFVGEFLVLIGTFIWSKLAATLAALGIILAAAYILYMLQRVVYGTQDERMSAKLYDLNAREFGMLVPFVVLVFWIGLYPKPLLDVMHASVDRLVQRQAEVMTVESSQTPPRDRLSSIVASYAP comes from the coding sequence ATGACCGAACTGGCCATTCCATCAGGCGGATTTCCCTGGCTGACCTTGATCATTGTGTTACCGATCCTCGGGGTTGGCGCGATCTTTCTCGCGAAAGAATCGGCTGCGAAGCACATCGCGTTGGGGTTCGCAGGATTCGTGTTCTTGATGTCGCTTCCTCTGTGGTGGCTATTCAACAATGCCGATGCCGGCATGCAGTTTGTCGAACGGCATCAGTGGATTGCCACGCCTTCGGTTCAATACGCCCTGGGAATCGATGGCATTAGCATGCCGCTCGTGTTACTTACGACCTTTCTTACGCCCCTGTGTATTCTGGTGTCTTGGTCGGCGATACAGGTTCGCGTCCGGGAGTTTATGATTAGCCTGCTGATCATGGAAACGGCGACGGTCGGTGTCTTTTGTGCTTTGGATTTCGTCTTGTTCTATGTGTTTTGGGAGACGATGCTCATTCCAATGTATCTCTTGATCGGAGTCTGGGGAGGGCCGAATCGTGTGTACGCGGCCATGAAGTTCTTTCTCTATACCCTAGCCGGCAGCATCCTCCTCCTTGTGGCTATCTTAGTGTTGTTTTTTCAAGGTGGTCAGACCTTCGATATTTTGGCGCTCAGCCAAGCGCAGTATACGCCCAACTTGCAAGCCTGGATTTTCTGGGCGTTCTTCGCGGCCTTTGCGGTTAAGGTGCCGATGTTTCCCTTTCATACCTGGTTGCCGGATGCACATGTAGAAGCGCCGACGGCCGGGAGCATCATTCTCGCGAGCGTGCTCCTGAAAATGGGGACGTACGGATTTCTCCGTTTTTCGCTCCCGATGTTGCCGGACGCGACGGAATATTTCACGCCTATCGTCATGACGCTTTCCGTCATTGCCATTATCTACGGTGCGTATATGGCCCTGGCACAGGCCGACCTTAAAAAGTTGATCGCCTATTCCAGCGTGAGCCATATGGGGTTCGTCACCTTAGGTATTTTTGCGCTCAATGTGCAGGGTATCGAAGGGGCGATTCTTCAGATGGTGAATCATGGTATCACCACGGGCGCGCTCTTTATGTGCGTCGGGATCATTTACGAACGAACGCATAGCCGGCAAATAACTGATAACTCGGGTCTCGCCACGCCCATGCCAAAATACGCCACATTTTTCGTTATTTTTGGACTTTCCTCAGTAGGACTGCCGGGTATGAACAGTTTTGTCGGGGAATTTCTGGTCCTGATCGGGACATTCATCTGGAGTAAACTGGCTGCGACATTGGCTGCGTTGGGCATTATTCTGGCGGCTGCCTACATTTTATATATGCTTCAACGTGTGGTGTACGGAACTCAGGATGAACGCATGTCTGCCAAACTCTACGATCTCAATGCTCGTGAGTTTGGAATGCTGGTCCCATTCGTGGTTCTGGTGTTCTGGATAGGCCTCTATCCCAAGCCATTACTCGATGTGATGCATGCGAGCGTTGACCGGCTTGTGCAAAGGCAAGCCGAAGTCATGACGGTAGAGTCGAGTCAAACACCTCCACGGGACCGATTGTCTTCGATTGTTGCGAGTTATGCCCCATGA
- the nuoL gene encoding NADH-quinone oxidoreductase subunit L — MLYVLIPLLPLLAFVSIGLFGHYFRGRSHFVAVPAVVTSFLLSLVAFSEVANGNIIHIPLYTWATSGDLSITLGLYLDQLTVVMLLLVTIVSSLVHIYTIGYMHGEPAYDRFFSNIALFTFSMLMLVMSDNFLQLFVFWEAVGLCSYLLIGHWYERQSARAAATKAFVVNRIGDFGFVLAILFVFVMFGSLSYQQVFEAAPKITNATVNLLGSVGGNWDVSALTLICLLLFVGAIGKSAQVPLHVWLPDAMEGPTPISALIHAATMVTAGVFMVARLSPLYDLSPVAMSVVAVVGGATMVIGATIALTQTDIKRVVAYSTMSQLGYMIMACGLGGYAEGIYHLLTHGAFKALLFLGCGSVIIALHHEQDMRRMGGLKDKLPITYWTFVVGALALSGFPFTAGWFSKDHLLIAAWMSGPLGQVLAGLGIFTALLTAFYSFRLVFVTFWGESRVDPRHADHVHEPSSAMTYPLMVLAVLSVLAGYIGIPEFLQPVFAGGVEHHGGAATGVKIFATLAGFLGIAAAYFVYVQSPGLPERLATQWQSLYQFSLNKWYVDEAYDKSIVNPTFRIADQMWKHVDVGVIDGAVNGLARGVAWGGWVTRLLQSGETQNYALAMTVGAVTILGVYLFY; from the coding sequence ATGCTGTATGTCTTGATCCCTCTTCTCCCGCTCTTGGCCTTCGTCAGTATCGGACTCTTCGGCCATTATTTCAGGGGGCGAAGCCATTTCGTCGCTGTCCCTGCGGTCGTCACGTCCTTTCTCCTCTCCCTTGTCGCATTTTCAGAAGTCGCCAATGGGAATATCATCCATATTCCACTCTACACGTGGGCGACCTCCGGTGATCTTTCGATTACATTAGGGCTGTACCTTGACCAGTTGACTGTCGTGATGCTGCTCTTGGTCACGATCGTCAGCTCCCTGGTGCATATTTATACGATTGGCTATATGCATGGTGAACCAGCGTATGATCGGTTCTTTAGTAATATTGCCCTCTTCACTTTTTCGATGTTGATGCTGGTGATGTCCGATAACTTCCTGCAACTCTTCGTATTCTGGGAAGCGGTCGGTCTGTGTTCGTATCTCCTGATTGGTCATTGGTACGAGCGTCAATCGGCACGAGCGGCCGCGACCAAAGCCTTCGTGGTCAATCGAATCGGCGATTTTGGTTTTGTCCTGGCGATCTTGTTTGTGTTTGTGATGTTTGGGAGTCTGTCGTATCAACAAGTCTTCGAGGCCGCTCCGAAGATCACGAACGCGACGGTCAATCTCCTGGGATCCGTGGGGGGAAATTGGGATGTATCGGCTCTGACTCTGATCTGCCTTCTGCTGTTCGTGGGAGCCATAGGAAAGTCAGCGCAGGTACCCTTGCACGTGTGGCTGCCTGACGCTATGGAAGGACCGACTCCGATTTCGGCCTTAATCCATGCAGCGACGATGGTGACGGCTGGGGTCTTCATGGTCGCTCGGTTGTCTCCTTTGTACGATTTATCACCGGTTGCGATGAGTGTAGTCGCCGTGGTGGGAGGCGCGACGATGGTGATCGGCGCCACGATCGCTCTGACCCAAACCGATATCAAGCGAGTCGTGGCCTATTCAACGATGAGTCAACTTGGATACATGATCATGGCTTGCGGTCTCGGGGGATATGCGGAAGGCATCTATCATTTACTCACACATGGGGCCTTTAAAGCGTTACTTTTTTTAGGCTGTGGGTCTGTGATCATTGCCCTGCACCATGAACAAGATATGCGTCGTATGGGCGGCCTTAAGGATAAATTGCCCATTACATATTGGACGTTTGTTGTTGGCGCACTTGCCTTGTCGGGTTTTCCTTTTACAGCCGGTTGGTTTAGTAAAGATCACCTGCTTATCGCGGCATGGATGTCCGGTCCATTAGGGCAAGTCTTGGCGGGACTCGGAATCTTTACGGCATTGCTCACGGCATTTTATAGCTTTCGATTGGTTTTTGTGACATTTTGGGGAGAGTCTCGAGTTGATCCGCGTCATGCTGATCATGTTCATGAGCCATCTTCCGCCATGACATATCCACTGATGGTGCTTGCGGTATTGAGTGTCCTGGCTGGATACATAGGAATCCCTGAATTTCTCCAGCCGGTATTCGCTGGTGGCGTTGAGCATCATGGGGGGGCGGCGACTGGCGTGAAGATTTTCGCGACATTGGCTGGGTTTTTGGGGATTGCGGCGGCCTATTTTGTGTATGTGCAATCACCAGGGCTTCCTGAACGTTTAGCGACCCAATGGCAGTCCTTGTATCAGTTTTCCTTGAACAAATGGTATGTGGACGAAGCGTATGATAAGAGCATTGTTAATCCGACATTTCGGATTGCAGATCAGATGTGGAAGCATGTCGATGTCGGGGTGATCGACGGGGCGGTGAATGGTTTGGCGCGAGGTGTGGCCTGGGGAGGATGGGTGACGCGCTTGCTCCAGAGTGGCGAAACACAGAATTATGCCCTTGCCATGACCGTCGGGGCTGTGACAATTCTTGGTGTGTATTTGTTCTACTGA
- the nuoK gene encoding NADH-quinone oxidoreductase subunit NuoK, translating into MAVPISYYVVLSGLMFLIGLVGVLTRRNIIIILLSIELMLNATNINFVAFSSYLGNLSGQVFVFFTLTVAAAEVAVGLAIIIALYRHTTNINVDNFRLLKW; encoded by the coding sequence ATGGCCGTTCCGATTAGCTACTATGTCGTGTTAAGCGGGTTGATGTTTCTGATCGGCTTGGTCGGGGTGTTAACGCGCCGCAATATCATCATTATCTTACTGTCGATCGAATTGATGTTGAATGCGACAAACATCAATTTTGTTGCGTTCTCCTCTTACCTGGGTAACCTATCCGGCCAAGTCTTTGTGTTCTTCACCTTGACCGTGGCGGCGGCAGAAGTGGCGGTTGGTTTGGCGATCATTATCGCGCTCTATCGACACACGACCAATATCAATGTGGATAATTTCCGGCTTTTGAAGTGGTGA